One genomic segment of Methanothermobacter wolfeii includes these proteins:
- a CDS encoding EhaG family protein produces MMVPEFTLSLFTPAVYTGLIAGFIGLLGISFQKNDLSALILTDIVGIAMLVIVAAVGTDLAEALILPGLVVELAEIMAISEVLISREMRIRGAPEFPHLPMELEVFRTAPNFLALVLIAYGVFLTGFTGGAVAGAGILFYAATRKARGLPVIEWNGIAGVSGITWCLWLAGFMIFFIAPQLWLLALFMSGCGILIKVASKMGLIGVLAREEIMEAGGDE; encoded by the coding sequence ATGATGGTCCCTGAATTCACCCTCTCACTCTTCACACCCGCGGTCTACACAGGACTCATAGCAGGATTCATAGGACTCCTGGGGATATCATTCCAGAAGAACGACCTCAGCGCCCTAATCCTCACGGATATAGTGGGCATCGCAATGCTGGTGATTGTGGCGGCTGTGGGCACCGACCTTGCAGAGGCCCTGATACTCCCCGGCCTTGTTGTTGAACTTGCAGAGATAATGGCCATCTCAGAGGTGCTCATATCACGTGAGATGAGGATCAGGGGCGCCCCTGAGTTCCCGCACCTGCCAATGGAGCTTGAAGTTTTCAGGACAGCCCCCAACTTCCTTGCACTTGTACTCATAGCCTACGGTGTCTTCCTCACAGGATTCACAGGAGGTGCGGTTGCAGGGGCAGGCATCCTCTTCTACGCCGCAACCAGGAAGGCCAGGGGACTGCCGGTCATAGAATGGAACGGTATAGCAGGGGTTTCAGGTATCACATGGTGCCTCTGGCTTGCAGGTTTCATGATATTCTTCATAGCCCCCCAGCTCTGGCTCCTGGCCCTCTTCATGTCAGGATGCGGGATACTCATCAAGGTCGCCAGCAAGATGGGCCTCATCGGGGTCCTTGCAAGGGAGGAGATCATGGAAGCAGGGGGTGATGAATGA
- a CDS encoding proton-conducting transporter transmembrane domain-containing protein has product MDIASLGGELLGQIPLGDIVLYLTPFNLFMFAAVLIFTLLIAISRTETQVETEFGTLGNRRVEVDRAEFRIRRFLAVVCGLATAGAMITGDLFNFTLFVTLIGIVNIGIVAAVRQVEVLDAAFQYGLIAMMASLPLFGGAALVLGSSGTLSLLELSRMGGNPMMIFATLLILMGVVGETGVAPFYATKAEMFRTPGSPFILIIHLSSLLVIVRAIEVLLIAGL; this is encoded by the coding sequence ATGGACATAGCAAGCCTTGGAGGGGAGCTCCTTGGACAGATACCCCTGGGTGACATAGTCCTCTACCTCACACCCTTCAACCTCTTCATGTTCGCAGCTGTACTCATATTCACCCTCCTCATAGCCATAAGCAGGACAGAGACACAGGTTGAAACAGAGTTCGGCACCCTGGGGAACCGGAGGGTGGAGGTGGACAGGGCCGAGTTTAGGATAAGGCGGTTCCTTGCAGTCGTCTGCGGACTTGCAACCGCAGGGGCCATGATAACAGGGGACCTCTTCAACTTCACCCTCTTCGTGACCCTCATAGGTATAGTGAACATAGGTATAGTTGCCGCGGTCAGACAGGTGGAAGTCCTTGACGCGGCATTCCAGTACGGGCTCATAGCAATGATGGCATCACTCCCCCTCTTTGGCGGTGCAGCCCTTGTCCTTGGATCATCGGGTACCCTGAGCCTCCTTGAACTTTCACGGATGGGAGGAAACCCCATGATGATATTCGCAACCCTCCTGATCCTCATGGGGGTTGTTGGTGAGACCGGGGTTGCGCCCTTCTATGCAACCAAGGCAGAGATGTTCAGGACCCCGGGTTCACCCTTCATACTTATAATACACCTCAGCTCCCTCCTGGTGATTGTAAGGGCGATTGAGGTTTTACTGATAGCTGGACTCTAA
- a CDS encoding DUF788 domain-containing protein — MNRLRTGSLTALIISAIGIIYALIMDPAPWVVYGVAIFLIPLFILSVGILSMAEPEEEEADERVNEPFIGY; from the coding sequence ATGAACAGGCTCAGAACGGGAAGTTTAACGGCACTCATAATCTCAGCCATAGGGATAATCTACGCCCTCATCATGGACCCCGCACCGTGGGTGGTCTATGGTGTGGCGATATTCCTGATCCCGCTCTTCATACTCTCGGTGGGTATACTCTCCATGGCTGAACCTGAAGAGGAAGAGGCAGATGAAAGGGTTAACGAGCCATTTATAGGTTACTGA
- a CDS encoding respiratory chain complex I subunit 1 family protein, translated as MNLMGNILINVLIAFLIGSLLLGFQRKVMARIQRRPGPPVIQHLLHTLKFYIKESSFPRTAAMPFYIAIAATLCGIWISAVIVGPVLGGSLLLFFGIYALHKIVEHNAGSSSGSPYGKLSCVRAVFSAAAEMPLFAVLAIIYLQTGTMIIGDIVNYQNIHGPLIFQMPLAAMMFFVLILSKAPYSPFSITKGKDIISGYETEHFGVLRGYLMISESIAWYMLLWIFLTVFIGGLNLPLYILGMVIITGVTAFINATTPMLNPNHSVAIQVILAFIGIAGSIVLMVVT; from the coding sequence ATGAATCTCATGGGAAACATCCTGATAAACGTTTTAATCGCGTTCCTCATAGGCAGCCTTCTTCTGGGATTCCAGAGGAAGGTCATGGCAAGGATACAGAGAAGACCCGGGCCTCCTGTGATACAGCACCTGCTGCACACCCTGAAGTTCTATATCAAGGAGTCCTCATTCCCGAGGACGGCTGCCATGCCCTTCTACATCGCCATAGCAGCCACACTCTGCGGTATATGGATAAGTGCGGTTATAGTCGGCCCGGTGCTTGGAGGATCCCTCCTCCTCTTCTTCGGGATCTACGCACTCCACAAGATCGTTGAACACAATGCAGGTTCATCATCAGGTTCACCCTACGGTAAACTCAGCTGCGTCCGTGCGGTCTTCTCTGCTGCAGCCGAAATGCCCCTCTTCGCTGTCCTAGCAATAATATACCTCCAGACAGGGACGATGATCATAGGGGACATCGTAAATTACCAGAACATCCACGGACCTCTTATCTTCCAGATGCCCCTGGCCGCCATGATGTTCTTTGTCCTCATACTCTCAAAGGCACCCTACTCGCCCTTCTCCATAACCAAGGGGAAGGACATAATATCAGGGTATGAGACAGAGCACTTCGGGGTCCTCAGGGGCTACCTCATGATCTCGGAGTCAATAGCATGGTACATGCTCCTCTGGATATTCCTCACAGTCTTCATCGGCGGCCTGAACCTGCCACTGTATATACTGGGGATGGTGATCATAACAGGGGTCACGGCATTCATAAATGCAACGACACCCATGCTGAACCCCAACCACTCGGTGGCGATACAGGTCATACTGGCGTTCATAGGGATAGCAGGGTCAATAGTCCTGATGGTGGTAACATGA
- a CDS encoding energy-converting hydrogenase A, subunit K, whose product MEKDLTVLTSLVAGGVIIISLLAATMQRIMVAPVTVLAVIFTLLLLFQGREGFSEISEDLERAAFFVVLAMFAASFIILYRPI is encoded by the coding sequence ATGGAGAAGGATCTTACAGTACTCACATCACTGGTCGCCGGAGGAGTGATAATTATAAGCCTCCTTGCAGCCACAATGCAGCGGATCATGGTGGCCCCCGTCACGGTACTCGCAGTTATATTCACACTGCTCCTGCTATTCCAGGGACGCGAGGGCTTCTCTGAGATCTCAGAGGACCTTGAAAGGGCCGCCTTCTTTGTGGTGCTTGCAATGTTTGCGGCATCCTTCATAATCCTTTACAGACCCATCTAA
- a CDS encoding DUF2104 domain-containing protein, whose amino-acid sequence MIILYEIYLIYTVSFIAGSILGLLLSYRKYREPFVTERIDPLALAVAVAGWMILINPWIYTGILRTLGFFMVAMVAGMRPGYGRYETLIGAAAALMVWIITGAPGW is encoded by the coding sequence GTGATAATCTTGTATGAAATATACCTTATCTACACGGTTTCATTCATCGCCGGATCCATCCTCGGCCTGCTCCTAAGTTACAGGAAGTACAGGGAACCATTCGTCACTGAAAGGATAGACCCCCTGGCCCTTGCAGTCGCGGTGGCGGGATGGATGATCCTCATAAACCCCTGGATCTACACCGGGATACTCAGGACCCTTGGATTCTTCATGGTGGCCATGGTTGCGGGTATGAGGCCAGGTTATGGCAGGTACGAGACACTGATAGGCGCTGCCGCAGCCCTCATGGTGTGGATCATAACAGGGGCTCCGGGGTGGTAG
- a CDS encoding DUF1959 family protein, translating into MDEGELMRLMKKRILKSYRWQEDVIKPLSWELEIEPEEFEDILMDKLDMSGLEALHPRFESARPRCIKERLHSDLQLCWLVDVMEIVGEEEAEALKDDVTRMVLEGSEYSEALEEGKKKLHEILRS; encoded by the coding sequence ATGGATGAAGGCGAACTCATGAGGCTCATGAAGAAAAGAATACTTAAAAGTTACCGCTGGCAGGAGGACGTTATAAAGCCCCTCTCATGGGAACTTGAAATTGAACCCGAAGAATTTGAGGACATACTCATGGACAAACTTGACATGTCAGGTCTGGAGGCCCTGCACCCTAGGTTTGAGTCTGCAAGGCCAAGGTGCATAAAGGAGCGCCTCCACAGCGACCTGCAGCTCTGCTGGCTCGTGGATGTCATGGAGATTGTGGGCGAGGAGGAAGCCGAGGCCCTGAAGGATGATGTAACCAGGATGGTCCTTGAGGGCTCAGAATACAGTGAGGCCCTTGAGGAGGGTAAGAAGAAACTTCATGAGATTTTAAGGAGTTAA
- a CDS encoding NADH-quinone oxidoreductase subunit B family protein has translation MLDALKSVLRKTSIHVCLVNTGGCNGCDIEVLALLSPRYDLEQYGIYVHQNPREADVILVTGAVTEQWRDKLQRIHRKAPEPKIVVALGNCPISGDVFNQEGGSVYAPVSDFIPVDAEVPGCPPRPSEILEAILAVAPGAIAERGRKK, from the coding sequence ATGTTAGATGCTCTTAAAAGTGTGCTGAGGAAGACTTCAATACATGTATGTCTTGTTAACACAGGAGGGTGCAACGGCTGTGACATAGAGGTCCTTGCACTCCTCTCACCAAGGTATGACCTTGAACAGTACGGCATATACGTCCACCAGAACCCCAGGGAGGCCGATGTGATACTTGTAACCGGTGCGGTGACAGAGCAGTGGAGGGATAAACTCCAGAGGATACACCGGAAGGCGCCTGAACCGAAGATCGTGGTGGCCCTGGGTAACTGCCCCATCTCAGGGGACGTGTTCAACCAGGAGGGTGGAAGCGTATATGCACCGGTCTCAGACTTCATACCCGTGGATGCGGAGGTGCCGGGTTGCCCGCCGCGGCCATCGGAGATCCTGGAGGCAATACTTGCGGTTGCACCCGGTGCGATAGCAGAGAGGGGGAGGAAGAAATGA
- a CDS encoding hydrogenase large subunit encodes MILPLGPMHPGYKEPIRLKVKTRGERVLKAEIEYGYVHRGIERVMRNKTWQKAIYLSERVCGICSYIHTQTFAEAFERISDTEAPPRAQFLRALTNELDRIQSHLIANSTYFKALDHETMFMYMLALREPVMDAIELLTGNRVNMGWNVVGGVRMDADKSHLSRIRKIILDLEREFDRYVEMFEHGPLIGLRSRDVGYMSLEEAEKARAVGPIGRASGIRYDFREDHPTYRDHLDFRTVWRDEGDNFARVMNRFDEIRVSADLIKQIIDNIPEGPVRKKVDIGSGYGEWRNEAPRGEVAYMIETNGNLIKNISIRTPSIMNIDACARYMLRDVATVADAVATYASADPCIACAERVMVIDEEKGEREILL; translated from the coding sequence ATGATACTGCCACTCGGACCCATGCACCCCGGCTACAAGGAACCCATAAGGCTGAAGGTTAAGACAAGGGGTGAAAGGGTTCTTAAAGCAGAGATAGAATACGGATACGTCCACAGGGGAATAGAGAGGGTTATGAGGAACAAGACCTGGCAGAAGGCCATATACCTCTCCGAGCGTGTCTGCGGTATATGCTCATACATACACACCCAGACCTTTGCAGAGGCCTTTGAGAGGATATCCGATACCGAGGCACCGCCCAGGGCACAGTTCCTCAGGGCACTGACAAATGAACTTGACAGGATACAGAGCCACCTCATAGCCAACTCCACCTACTTCAAGGCCCTTGACCATGAGACCATGTTCATGTACATGCTTGCCCTCAGGGAGCCTGTGATGGACGCCATCGAACTCCTGACAGGTAACAGAGTTAACATGGGCTGGAACGTGGTTGGAGGTGTGCGCATGGATGCAGACAAGAGCCACCTCTCAAGGATAAGGAAGATAATCCTTGACCTGGAGAGGGAATTCGACCGCTACGTGGAAATGTTCGAACACGGACCACTCATAGGCCTGAGGTCAAGGGATGTGGGTTACATGAGCCTTGAGGAGGCAGAGAAGGCCCGTGCAGTGGGGCCCATAGGCAGGGCCTCGGGTATAAGGTACGACTTCAGGGAGGACCACCCCACCTACAGGGACCACCTGGACTTCAGGACCGTCTGGAGGGACGAGGGTGACAATTTCGCAAGGGTCATGAACCGCTTCGATGAGATCAGGGTCTCGGCGGACCTCATAAAACAGATCATAGATAACATCCCCGAGGGTCCGGTGAGGAAGAAGGTGGATATCGGTTCAGGCTACGGTGAATGGAGAAACGAGGCCCCCAGGGGTGAGGTGGCCTACATGATCGAGACTAACGGTAACCTCATAAAGAACATCTCCATCAGGACGCCCAGCATCATGAACATTGATGCCTGCGCTAGGTACATGCTGAGGGACGTTGCAACGGTGGCCGATGCAGTTGCAACCTATGCCAGCGCCGATCCATGCATAGCCTGCGCAGAGCGGGTCATGGTTATAGATGAAGAGAAGGGAGAGAGGGAGATACTCCTCTAA
- a CDS encoding 4Fe-4S binding protein, whose product MSSVIWYLYEFARKSWAEKFANAHTEKEILEKPERFRDFPTVNREYCIGCGACTAACPAPGAIKLVRDKDTETSEGFTYPVIVKGACIRCGFCAEVCPTDPKTLECGENHTIREEFTIVPSEELYVIDDYLCIRCRKCMKACPVDAIIEEDGRVEVDQSRCIACGECLEKCPVKGALKKIHVAYVEEQKMVINLAVNTLESAIEEREEDIKRLEAGDIYRMNYPMGPLLEEALSILPDEEIVRDLLEKITDRLKMRIITWSPEKCVQCRLCVGECPSGAITYSEEGVVRDPEKCLRCSTCYQTCPFGVAGYYVARFLIDESNGQEIIKITVKPAALPVKP is encoded by the coding sequence ATGTCTTCTGTAATATGGTATCTGTACGAGTTCGCCCGTAAATCATGGGCAGAGAAGTTTGCCAATGCACACACAGAAAAGGAAATCCTTGAGAAACCTGAAAGATTCAGGGACTTCCCCACGGTGAACAGGGAATACTGTATAGGCTGCGGTGCATGCACAGCCGCCTGCCCTGCCCCAGGGGCCATAAAACTTGTCCGTGATAAGGACACAGAGACCTCGGAGGGGTTCACCTACCCAGTCATAGTAAAGGGTGCCTGTATCCGCTGCGGCTTCTGCGCCGAGGTCTGCCCCACAGACCCCAAGACCCTTGAGTGTGGAGAGAACCACACCATAAGGGAGGAGTTCACCATAGTCCCATCAGAGGAACTCTATGTCATCGACGACTACCTCTGCATAAGGTGCAGGAAGTGCATGAAGGCATGCCCGGTGGATGCCATCATTGAGGAGGACGGCCGTGTTGAGGTGGACCAGAGCAGGTGCATAGCCTGCGGTGAATGCCTTGAAAAGTGCCCGGTGAAGGGGGCCCTCAAGAAGATACACGTGGCCTATGTTGAGGAACAGAAGATGGTTATAAACCTTGCGGTCAACACCCTTGAGTCTGCAATCGAGGAGAGGGAGGAGGATATAAAGAGACTTGAGGCCGGGGACATCTACAGGATGAACTATCCCATGGGACCCCTCCTTGAGGAGGCCCTCAGCATCCTCCCAGATGAGGAGATAGTCAGGGACCTCCTTGAGAAGATCACCGACAGACTCAAGATGAGGATCATAACCTGGAGCCCCGAGAAGTGCGTCCAGTGCCGCCTCTGTGTCGGTGAATGCCCATCAGGGGCCATAACCTACTCTGAGGAGGGAGTTGTCAGGGACCCTGAAAAATGCCTCAGATGCAGCACATGCTACCAGACATGCCCCTTCGGTGTTGCAGGCTACTATGTTGCAAGGTTCCTTATAGATGAGTCAAATGGACAGGAGATAATAAAGATAACCGTGAAACCAGCGGCCCTCCCTGTAAAGCCATGA
- a CDS encoding 4Fe-4S binding protein, whose amino-acid sequence MKPLREVEVDYEIDHEKCRECREKPCLNSCPVDAIHMDPDTGEIEIDDKCFGCVLCREACPYDAITMRTTLAEPIRENIPVINPKICRGCGACVSACRTGAIHLASTGETGVHSEIDEDKCVRCGYCARACPTEAIKYGEILPRSVAGGKAIVVNQKDCIGCMTCTRVCPSRGAINVGKINKLPYINPSYCARCEECMDVCPSAAIKYSSRKRAYENFSKINNMEIAGEILERESEKLVRNLARIDSVLRAIKRNHARDEPRFSVDVTDEIMDGIEELVDSNLEVLQLNHIIEFTKPTRRVSVLDDRCIGCGLCIQECPVDVIEPLKPAPVKIHDGCVFCGFCTGVCPVDAIELTEEGFRVRDGRILLERSILRGPRRGSVDVDHVVCQKCGVCVNHCPVDAMSLNDEVEVDDEKCILCGECQDICPVTAIKLDLEGEADE is encoded by the coding sequence GTGAAACCCCTCAGGGAAGTTGAAGTTGACTATGAGATTGACCATGAGAAGTGCAGGGAATGCAGGGAAAAACCATGCCTCAACTCCTGCCCGGTGGACGCCATACACATGGACCCCGACACCGGTGAGATAGAAATAGATGATAAATGCTTCGGTTGCGTCCTCTGCAGGGAGGCATGCCCCTACGATGCAATAACCATGAGGACGACCCTGGCAGAACCCATAAGGGAGAACATACCAGTAATAAACCCGAAGATATGCCGCGGCTGCGGTGCATGTGTCTCCGCATGCAGGACCGGAGCCATACACCTGGCATCAACGGGCGAAACAGGGGTCCACAGTGAGATAGATGAGGATAAATGCGTCCGCTGCGGATACTGTGCAAGGGCATGCCCCACAGAGGCCATAAAGTACGGGGAGATACTCCCACGCTCAGTTGCAGGTGGAAAGGCCATAGTGGTCAACCAGAAGGACTGCATAGGCTGCATGACATGTACCAGGGTCTGCCCGTCCAGGGGGGCTATAAATGTGGGTAAGATAAACAAGCTGCCCTACATAAACCCATCCTACTGTGCAAGGTGCGAGGAGTGCATGGATGTCTGCCCATCAGCTGCCATAAAATACTCATCAAGGAAGAGGGCCTATGAGAACTTCTCAAAGATAAACAACATGGAGATAGCAGGGGAAATACTTGAAAGGGAATCCGAGAAACTGGTAAGGAACCTTGCAAGGATAGATTCAGTTTTAAGGGCCATTAAAAGGAACCATGCCAGGGATGAACCCCGGTTCAGTGTGGATGTCACTGATGAGATAATGGACGGGATTGAGGAACTGGTTGACTCAAACCTTGAGGTACTACAGCTCAACCATATAATAGAATTCACCAAGCCCACAAGGAGGGTCAGTGTCCTTGATGACCGCTGCATAGGATGCGGACTCTGCATCCAGGAGTGCCCGGTTGATGTTATTGAACCACTTAAACCCGCACCCGTGAAGATACATGATGGATGTGTATTCTGCGGTTTCTGCACAGGAGTCTGCCCCGTGGATGCCATCGAACTCACCGAGGAAGGGTTCAGGGTTAGGGATGGTAGAATACTCCTTGAAAGAAGCATCCTCAGGGGGCCCCGCAGGGGAAGTGTTGATGTGGACCATGTGGTCTGCCAGAAGTGCGGTGTATGCGTGAACCACTGCCCTGTTGATGCAATGAGCCTCAATGATGAGGTGGAGGTTGATGATGAAAAATGCATACTCTGCGGTGAATGCCAGGACATATGCCCTGTAACAGCCATAAAACTTGACCTGGAGGGTGAAGCCGATGAATAG
- a CDS encoding energy-converting hydrogenase A, subunit R — protein sequence MSRVFVTDCEGPVSLNDNAYEAAATFIPDGDRFFRKVSEFDDILADEIKRPGYNAGDTLKLIVPFLVAYGVTDEKLIEFSEKTLKLVPGAADFLGIAQRLMPSYIVSTSYRHYIEALCRATGFPLENAYYTRLSLNTEISEDERRRLFRLREDVIEGDFELLDEIFFQIIPKMEIGGILDGVRTVGGEGKRLALMEILDELGLNQEAAMYVGDSITDVEPLRELKGRGLSVSFNGNRFALREAEIAVISDDSRALMPLLDLHSRFGREYIIEFVKAYTENPERALESFRLDFRVADKFRELFRDSYPVIAIIDDPDELLEDSLDMRMGIRGEDVGSLG from the coding sequence ATGAGCAGGGTTTTTGTCACAGACTGTGAGGGACCGGTATCCCTCAATGACAACGCCTATGAGGCCGCCGCTACCTTCATACCCGATGGTGACAGGTTCTTCAGGAAGGTCAGTGAATTCGATGATATCCTTGCAGATGAGATTAAAAGGCCAGGATACAATGCAGGGGACACCCTGAAACTCATAGTACCCTTCCTTGTAGCCTACGGAGTCACGGATGAGAAGCTCATAGAGTTCTCAGAAAAAACCCTTAAACTGGTCCCGGGAGCAGCGGACTTCCTTGGAATTGCACAGAGGCTCATGCCATCCTACATCGTAAGCACAAGCTACAGGCACTACATAGAGGCCCTCTGCAGGGCAACGGGCTTCCCCCTCGAGAACGCATACTACACACGCCTCAGCCTCAACACAGAAATCAGTGAGGATGAAAGGAGGAGGCTTTTCAGGTTAAGGGAGGATGTTATAGAGGGGGACTTCGAGTTACTTGACGAGATATTCTTCCAGATCATACCGAAAATGGAGATAGGGGGCATACTTGACGGTGTCAGGACCGTTGGTGGTGAGGGCAAAAGACTCGCCCTCATGGAGATCCTCGATGAACTGGGACTTAACCAGGAGGCCGCCATGTACGTCGGTGACAGCATAACAGACGTTGAACCCCTCAGGGAACTCAAAGGCAGGGGCCTCTCGGTTTCCTTCAACGGGAACCGCTTCGCCCTGAGGGAGGCCGAGATAGCTGTCATATCAGATGATTCAAGGGCCCTCATGCCCCTACTGGACCTCCACTCAAGGTTTGGAAGGGAATACATAATAGAATTCGTTAAGGCCTACACTGAAAACCCTGAAAGGGCCCTGGAATCATTCAGACTTGACTTCAGGGTCGCGGATAAATTCAGGGAGCTCTTCAGGGACAGTTACCCTGTGATAGCCATCATAGATGATCCTGATGAACTCCTTGAGGACAGCCTTGATATGAGGATGGGTATACGTGGAGAGGATGTCGGCTCCCTTGGATGA
- a CDS encoding formylmethanofuran--tetrahydromethanopterin N-formyltransferase — MEINGTLIEDTFSEAFHGRCVRATVTARDTGTVRRAAFDATATPGAVIGRVEGGVEAFLDEDETPDGRPGAVLQFYYALDDMEKFQVELSYRIRQDILVKPFTALYSSTPDPDGYMDMMKHVGHCGDGYEWIEEFNGREMINVPIAVPDFKIESRLGYADAIMGANFWYMCTKPDTVLEAGRDALKAIEDVEGVVTPFDICSAASKPETSYPWIGPTTNHPYCPSLRERLGDESRVPEGVAYIPEIVINGLTMESLKEAMRAGIEAVCRHEDVIRVSAGNYGGKLGDYRIDLHGVF; from the coding sequence ATGGAGATTAACGGTACTTTAATTGAGGATACGTTCTCAGAGGCCTTCCACGGCAGGTGCGTCAGGGCCACGGTAACGGCCCGGGACACCGGGACGGTGAGGAGGGCGGCCTTTGATGCAACAGCAACACCAGGAGCCGTCATAGGAAGGGTTGAAGGAGGTGTCGAGGCATTCCTGGATGAAGATGAAACACCCGACGGAAGGCCCGGCGCGGTTCTGCAGTTCTACTATGCCCTTGATGACATGGAAAAGTTTCAGGTTGAACTATCATACCGTATAAGGCAGGACATACTTGTCAAGCCATTCACAGCACTCTACAGCTCCACACCGGACCCCGACGGATACATGGACATGATGAAGCATGTGGGTCACTGTGGAGATGGCTATGAATGGATAGAGGAGTTCAATGGGAGGGAAATGATAAATGTACCCATAGCCGTCCCTGACTTTAAGATAGAATCAAGGCTAGGCTATGCCGATGCCATCATGGGCGCCAACTTCTGGTACATGTGCACCAAGCCGGACACGGTCCTCGAGGCAGGTAGAGACGCTTTAAAGGCCATAGAAGATGTTGAAGGTGTGGTAACACCATTCGATATCTGCTCAGCAGCTTCAAAGCCAGAGACAAGCTATCCATGGATAGGACCAACAACCAACCACCCCTACTGTCCCAGCCTTAGGGAGAGGCTCGGCGATGAATCAAGGGTCCCTGAGGGGGTGGCTTACATACCTGAGATAGTGATAAACGGCCTTACCATGGAGTCCCTCAAAGAGGCCATGAGGGCAGGTATAGAGGCGGTGTGCCGCCACGAGGACGTTATCAGGGTGTCTGCAGGAAACTATGGTGGCAAGCTTGGTGATTACAGGATAGACCTCCACGGTGTCTTCTGA
- a CDS encoding carbohydrate kinase family protein, producing the protein MKFDATGLGALNMDQLHMVDRIAGPDEETFVSGFIESCGGSAANTIIGLSRLGMRTACTGKVSDDREGALLRENLRSEGVADHVAVSGSGRSGRVMGFVDPEGSRALYVDPGVNDSLRLHEIPDEALETRLLHLTSFAGEGLRVQREVLEVIDGSVTVSLDPGHLYAVRSREISGILEGTDILLTNQRELEIMTGHTDPARAAEELGPDMVVMKMGAGGVRAWNGREVHVPALKVKCRDSTGAGDAFNAGFLYAWMKGHGLEVSCRFGNYLASRCIQGYGATGSLPGQEALRVLEEYAVDDG; encoded by the coding sequence ATGAAGTTCGATGCCACGGGCCTCGGAGCCCTTAACATGGACCAGCTGCACATGGTCGACAGGATCGCGGGACCCGACGAGGAAACCTTTGTAAGCGGGTTCATAGAGTCCTGCGGCGGGTCGGCAGCAAACACCATAATAGGACTCTCAAGGCTGGGTATGAGGACTGCATGCACTGGTAAGGTTTCAGATGACAGGGAGGGAGCCCTACTGAGGGAGAACCTCAGATCAGAGGGGGTGGCGGACCATGTTGCGGTCTCAGGGTCGGGTAGAAGCGGCCGCGTCATGGGCTTCGTTGACCCTGAGGGCAGCAGGGCCCTCTACGTGGACCCTGGGGTCAATGATTCACTCAGGCTCCATGAGATCCCTGATGAGGCCCTTGAAACCAGGCTCCTGCACCTCACCTCCTTTGCAGGTGAAGGCTTAAGGGTGCAGAGGGAGGTCCTTGAGGTCATAGATGGATCCGTCACCGTGAGCCTGGATCCGGGCCACCTCTATGCGGTGAGGTCCAGGGAGATATCCGGCATCCTTGAAGGCACGGACATCCTCCTGACAAACCAGAGGGAACTTGAAATCATGACCGGGCACACAGACCCTGCCAGGGCTGCAGAGGAACTTGGACCTGACATGGTGGTGATGAAGATGGGTGCCGGCGGCGTCCGTGCCTGGAACGGCAGGGAGGTCCATGTACCCGCCCTGAAGGTTAAATGCAGGGACAGTACCGGTGCAGGGGATGCCTTCAACGCAGGCTTCCTCTACGCATGGATGAAGGGCCATGGCCTTGAGGTTTCCTGCCGGTTCGGCAACTACCTGGCGTCAAGGTGCATCCAGGGTTACGGTGCCACAGGGTCACTTCCAGGCCAGGAGGCCCTGAGGGTCCTTGAGGAGTATGCGGTGGATGATGGTTAA